A portion of the Blastopirellula sediminis genome contains these proteins:
- the phoU gene encoding phosphate signaling complex protein PhoU, translating to MSRHLQRDLDSLHREILSLSGLVEEMIEKSIQSLFNRSFPLAEEVIAADELTDQKEVLIEEECLKMLALHQPVAVDLRRIATVMKVNNDLERIGDLTVNIAERAKCLVQYPNFEIPRRMERMVDITRKMVAGALDAFVGLDSQAAMNVRHLDDDVDTLNREIIYELQERMKASQAEIEPGLHCFSASRHIERIADHASNIAEDVIYLVEGEIVRHQPGLSS from the coding sequence ATGAGCCGCCACTTGCAACGCGACCTGGACTCTCTCCATCGAGAGATTCTGTCGCTGTCCGGGCTTGTGGAAGAGATGATCGAGAAATCGATCCAGTCGCTGTTCAACCGCAGTTTTCCGCTGGCCGAAGAAGTAATCGCAGCCGATGAGCTGACCGACCAGAAGGAAGTGCTGATCGAAGAAGAGTGCCTGAAGATGCTGGCCCTTCACCAGCCGGTCGCGGTCGACCTGCGTCGCATCGCCACCGTGATGAAAGTGAACAACGACTTGGAGCGGATCGGCGACCTGACGGTCAACATCGCCGAGCGAGCCAAGTGCCTGGTCCAATACCCGAACTTTGAGATCCCGCGCCGCATGGAGCGGATGGTCGACATCACGCGCAAGATGGTCGCCGGAGCGCTTGACGCGTTCGTCGGGCTCGACAGTCAAGCGGCGATGAACGTACGTCATCTGGACGACGACGTCGATACGCTCAATCGCGAAATCATTTATGAGTTGCAAGAGCGGATGAAGGCCTCCCAAGCGGAGATCGAACCGGGCTTGCATTGTTTCTCGGCCAGCCGCCACATCGAGCGGATCGCCGATCACGCGAGCAACATCGCGGAAGACGTGATTTACCTGGTCGAAGGCGAAATCGTCCGGCATCAGCCGGGACTTTCGAGTTAG
- a CDS encoding response regulator, with product MARLKVLIVEDDRSLADVLAYNVRQAGYEVISAYDGQDGLTQAQIKTPDLVILDLMLPVIDGHEVCRRLRADASTKDMMILMLTAKSEESDQLIGFSLGADDYVTKPFSVKVLLERIKALVRRKRGADNSHDDVIASQGITIDRRRHRATASGRPLQLTRSEFRLLETLTRQPGRVFERSELIDAALGEDTVVMERTIDVHIRALRRKMADEAELIETVRGVGYRFRDPGAVTDTTDDADIDHAVQH from the coding sequence ATGGCCCGTTTGAAGGTTCTTATCGTCGAAGACGACCGCTCTCTCGCCGACGTCCTGGCGTACAACGTGCGTCAAGCCGGATACGAAGTGATCTCGGCGTACGACGGCCAAGACGGACTGACCCAGGCTCAGATCAAAACCCCTGACCTGGTCATTCTCGACCTGATGCTGCCGGTGATCGACGGCCACGAAGTTTGCCGCCGACTGCGAGCCGATGCGTCGACCAAAGATATGATGATCCTGATGCTGACCGCCAAGTCGGAAGAGTCGGATCAGTTGATCGGCTTCTCGCTCGGCGCCGACGACTACGTCACCAAGCCGTTCAGCGTGAAGGTTCTGCTGGAACGAATCAAAGCCCTCGTTCGCCGCAAGCGTGGCGCCGACAACTCGCACGACGACGTGATCGCCAGCCAAGGGATCACGATCGATCGTCGCCGTCACCGTGCGACCGCCAGCGGTCGTCCGCTGCAACTGACCCGCAGCGAATTCCGCTTGCTCGAAACGCTGACCCGTCAGCCGGGCCGCGTCTTTGAACGCTCGGAGCTGATCGATGCCGCCCTCGGCGAAGATACCGTCGTGATGGAACGAACGATCGACGTCCACATTCGCGCCCTGCGTCGCAAGATGGCGGACGAAGCGGAACTGATCGAAACGGTTCGCGGCGTCGGCTACCGCTTCCGCGATCCGGGGGCCGTCACTGACACCACCGACGATGCCGACATCGACCACGCCGTCCAGCACTAA
- the ndk gene encoding nucleoside-diphosphate kinase gives MERSLILLKPDCVQRRLIGRIISRFEDKGLNIVGMKLMQITPDLAKQHYAEHVAKPFYPGLEAFITASPVVAMVLEGLEAIRVIRDILGATSGLKAAAGTIRGDFSSSRQMNLVHASDGPEAAAREIKLYFTDAELCDCTLSLTPWLRADDE, from the coding sequence ATGGAACGCTCGCTCATTCTCCTGAAACCCGACTGCGTCCAGCGCCGTCTGATCGGCCGGATCATCAGCCGCTTTGAAGACAAAGGGCTGAACATCGTCGGCATGAAACTGATGCAGATCACCCCGGATCTGGCCAAACAGCACTACGCCGAACATGTCGCCAAGCCGTTCTACCCCGGCCTGGAAGCGTTCATCACCGCGTCGCCGGTCGTGGCGATGGTGCTGGAAGGTCTGGAAGCGATCCGCGTGATCCGCGACATCCTGGGCGCGACCAGCGGTCTGAAAGCGGCCGCCGGCACGATCCGCGGCGACTTCAGCAGCAGCCGCCAGATGAACCTGGTTCACGCCTCCGACGGCCCCGAAGCGGCCGCCCGCGAGATCAAACTCTACTTCACGGACGCCGAACTGTGCGACTGCACGCTCAGCCTGACCCCGTGGCTGCGAGCCGACGACGAGTAA
- a CDS encoding redoxin domain-containing protein: protein MNTDRIAIAALLSLSLSWVSLHAAEPNPSKPLAENISLLDATGQIHPLATVSKKKQARVFVFVTGECPISRSYFPLLGRLDKKWNTPDSPVSLTAVWADVTDTPAEVRKFAQEFSVDLPILIDRDGELGKRFQTKFVPEAFVLDSEGQLVYRGRIDDMYREIGRKRPEATEHTLEDAVAAVVAGQPVKEAKTEAVGCFYESYAPLPGEAADVTYTRDVAPILFANCVQCHREGEVGPFSLVTYEDAAKRARQISRVCESRLMPPWKVAERHGEFEGQRTLTDKQIETLKAWVAADRAKGDPADMPELPKFPEGWYLGEPDLIVEMPIEFEVPADGPDLYQNFVIPLDVPEDKYVATVEFKPGAASVVHHSLLYLDKNGAARKLDAKTPEPGYGTFGGPGFLPTGSIGGWSPGKTPRKLPEGLGRLLGKGSDLVMQIHYHPSGKVEKDRSKVGIYFVDKPKQEAFALWTSSFLHDIPPGESDYKLKAVYTLTEDVTMLSIIPHMHLLGQTMNVVAELPDGTTRDLLHMPQWDFNWQDEYVYAEPFFLPKGTRIVSEATYDNSENNPSNPSSPPQRVTWGEETNDEMLYCFFLVTTEKKEVIEPMVVDRLTREGIDRAAARLRLKMAYPSGQLKLSK from the coding sequence TTGAACACGGATCGAATTGCCATCGCCGCTTTGTTGTCGCTTTCTCTCTCTTGGGTGAGCTTACACGCGGCCGAGCCGAATCCCAGCAAGCCGCTGGCCGAAAACATCTCGCTGCTTGACGCGACCGGCCAGATCCATCCGCTGGCGACCGTCTCCAAAAAGAAGCAGGCCCGCGTCTTCGTCTTCGTCACCGGCGAGTGCCCAATCTCCCGCAGCTACTTTCCGCTCCTTGGTCGGCTCGACAAAAAGTGGAACACGCCCGATAGCCCGGTCTCGCTGACCGCCGTCTGGGCCGACGTCACCGATACTCCGGCCGAGGTCCGCAAGTTCGCCCAAGAGTTCTCGGTCGATCTGCCGATCCTGATCGATCGCGATGGCGAGCTCGGCAAGCGTTTCCAAACCAAGTTTGTTCCGGAAGCGTTTGTGCTCGATAGCGAAGGCCAACTGGTCTATCGCGGCCGGATCGACGATATGTATCGCGAGATCGGTCGCAAACGTCCCGAAGCGACCGAGCATACGCTGGAAGACGCCGTCGCCGCGGTCGTCGCCGGTCAGCCGGTCAAGGAAGCGAAGACCGAAGCGGTCGGCTGCTTCTACGAATCATACGCTCCGCTGCCAGGCGAAGCGGCCGACGTCACCTATACCCGCGACGTAGCGCCGATTCTTTTCGCCAACTGCGTGCAATGTCATCGCGAAGGGGAGGTTGGTCCCTTCTCGCTGGTCACCTACGAAGACGCCGCCAAGCGGGCTCGCCAAATTTCACGGGTCTGCGAGTCGCGGCTGATGCCTCCCTGGAAAGTGGCTGAGCGTCACGGCGAGTTTGAAGGGCAGCGGACCCTGACCGACAAGCAGATCGAAACGCTCAAAGCGTGGGTCGCCGCCGATCGAGCGAAAGGGGACCCGGCCGACATGCCGGAACTGCCGAAGTTTCCGGAAGGTTGGTACTTGGGCGAGCCTGACTTGATCGTCGAGATGCCGATCGAGTTTGAAGTGCCGGCCGACGGCCCTGACCTCTATCAGAACTTTGTGATTCCGCTCGATGTGCCGGAAGACAAGTATGTCGCGACCGTCGAGTTCAAGCCGGGCGCCGCGAGCGTCGTCCATCACTCGCTCCTTTACCTCGACAAAAACGGCGCCGCGCGGAAGCTCGACGCTAAGACTCCAGAGCCAGGCTACGGCACCTTCGGGGGCCCCGGCTTTTTGCCGACCGGCAGCATCGGCGGTTGGTCGCCGGGCAAAACGCCGCGCAAGTTGCCGGAAGGTTTGGGACGCTTGCTCGGCAAGGGCTCGGACCTGGTGATGCAGATTCATTACCATCCGAGCGGCAAAGTCGAGAAAGATCGCTCGAAGGTCGGCATCTACTTCGTCGACAAGCCGAAGCAAGAGGCGTTCGCCCTGTGGACATCTTCCTTTCTGCATGACATTCCGCCTGGCGAAAGCGACTACAAGTTGAAAGCGGTCTACACGCTGACCGAAGACGTGACGATGCTCAGCATCATTCCCCACATGCACTTGTTGGGACAGACGATGAACGTGGTCGCCGAGTTGCCTGACGGTACGACTCGCGATCTGCTCCACATGCCGCAGTGGGACTTCAACTGGCAAGACGAATACGTCTACGCTGAGCCATTCTTCCTGCCGAAGGGAACCCGGATCGTCTCGGAAGCGACTTACGACAACTCCGAGAACAATCCGTCGAACCCCAGTTCGCCGCCGCAGCGCGTTACCTGGGGAGAAGAAACGAACGACGAGATGCTCTACTGCTTCTTCCTGGTGACGACGGAGAAGAAAGAAGTGATCGAGCCGATGGTCGTCGACCGACTGACCCGCGAAGGAATCGACCGCGCGGCGGCTCGTCTGCGGCTGAAAATGGCCTACCCCAGCGGACAGCTGAAATTATCGAAATAG
- a CDS encoding alpha/beta hydrolase, translated as MLRKISVPALFALLVFLVAPLSAELPKIERDVVYGTVGDLKLLADVYSPAEESDEPRPVVLLIHGGGWRGGNKTAGAEVALGNALANRGFVAVSISYRLVKDAGNGKFVNQWPAAIDDCRQAVCWIRENAEKLNVDATKMGAAGDSAGGHLVSLLGTTDAAKEGETSTRVQAVVNIYGPGDLTKDWTKYEIKANVAVQGMIDNFLGKGNEENQKAASPTLHVDDESASFLILQGGEDQLVPPEQTKALHDALTKAGSFSEFVLYEKDGHGFGPNTALRALAKSIEFFERELKAVPATN; from the coding sequence ATGCTGCGCAAGATTTCGGTTCCAGCGTTGTTCGCCTTGTTGGTCTTCCTTGTGGCGCCGCTGTCGGCCGAGTTGCCAAAAATCGAACGGGACGTCGTCTACGGCACGGTCGGCGACTTGAAGTTGCTCGCTGACGTTTACTCGCCGGCCGAAGAGTCGGACGAGCCGCGGCCGGTCGTCTTGTTGATTCATGGAGGGGGGTGGCGCGGCGGCAACAAGACGGCAGGGGCTGAAGTCGCCCTCGGAAATGCGCTGGCCAACCGCGGCTTCGTCGCCGTCAGCATCAGCTATCGTTTGGTCAAAGATGCCGGCAACGGCAAGTTCGTCAACCAATGGCCCGCCGCGATTGACGATTGCCGTCAGGCCGTTTGCTGGATTCGTGAGAACGCCGAGAAGCTGAACGTCGATGCGACCAAGATGGGCGCCGCCGGCGATTCGGCCGGAGGTCACCTCGTCTCGCTCCTCGGCACCACCGACGCCGCAAAAGAAGGCGAAACGTCGACCCGCGTCCAAGCGGTCGTCAACATCTACGGCCCCGGAGACCTGACGAAGGATTGGACGAAGTACGAGATCAAAGCGAACGTCGCCGTGCAGGGGATGATCGACAACTTCCTCGGCAAAGGAAACGAGGAAAACCAGAAGGCTGCTTCCCCAACGCTGCATGTCGACGACGAGAGCGCCAGCTTCCTGATCCTGCAAGGAGGAGAAGACCAACTCGTCCCGCCAGAACAGACGAAAGCGCTGCACGACGCCCTCACCAAAGCCGGCAGTTTTTCGGAGTTCGTCCTCTACGAAAAAGATGGTCACGGCTTCGGCCCAAACACGGCGCTGCGAGCGCTGGCGAAATCGATCGAGTTCTTCGAGCGTGAGTTGAAGGCGGTTCCTGCGACCAATTAG
- the mutS gene encoding DNA mismatch repair protein MutS — protein sequence MNVTPMMQQYLEAKGVCGDAILFFRMGDFYELFNDDAKTAARVLGMTLTSRDKGENATPMAGFPHHQLDNYLGKLINLGYRVAICDQVENPKEAKGIVRREITRIVTPGTLTDDALLEPRESNYLAAVALPGKKETAAEVGVAWVEMSTGRFFAGVFPTGRLGDQLARIAPSECLVPEESNVVPSHLHEAILLTYRPAWAFGKDGAREVLKRQFETTTLEGFGFGDEDQLAVCAAGAVLEYLEETQRTSLHHIERLTPYRANSTLEIDEATRRSLELTRTMRDGRRDGSLLGAIDRCVTVMGGRLLGDWLSNPLTDLEEIQRRLDGVEELVQEPALARDLRESLKDVYDLERLLARVMTGRASPRDLGYICRTLERLPHIKAKITSRRSSMLRVLEERLDLCPEIRAQLSAALDESLPISPRDGGVIRNGFHSDLDHLRGLAAGGKQWIAEYQKKEIERSGIANLKVGFNKVFGYYLEVTNVNRERIPVDYIRKQTLKNAERYVTPELKEYEEKVLSADEKAKDLEYDLFVQLRDAVQADAKRIQQTADVLANLDCLLSLAELARERNYCRPQVGESSVLRILDGRHPVLDLKEIEGGFVPNDAQLDNESGFIGLITGPNMAGKSTYIRQVALISLMAQMGSFVPAREAQLGIVDRIFARVGASDELSRGQSTFMVEMTETARILNTATDRSLVILDEIGRGTSTYDGVSLAWSIVEYLHDKIGCRTLFATHYHELTDLKSSLSGVINLNVAVKEWDDKVIFLHKIVSGAADKSYGIYVARLAGVPREVNERAKQILNQLESEHLDGSGNAKIAVKKDRRPKSDLQLSLFGPHEHPLLEKLREVDVDDTTPLQALQMLQAWKKELKEEGVHGG from the coding sequence ATGAACGTCACCCCGATGATGCAGCAGTACCTCGAAGCGAAGGGAGTTTGCGGCGACGCGATCCTCTTCTTCCGGATGGGGGACTTCTACGAACTGTTTAATGACGATGCGAAAACTGCTGCGCGGGTGTTGGGGATGACCCTCACTAGCCGCGACAAAGGGGAAAACGCCACCCCGATGGCCGGCTTTCCGCATCATCAGCTCGACAACTATCTCGGCAAGCTGATCAATCTGGGCTATCGGGTAGCGATCTGCGATCAGGTCGAGAATCCCAAAGAGGCGAAGGGGATCGTCCGTCGCGAGATCACGCGGATCGTCACGCCGGGGACCCTAACCGACGACGCGCTGCTCGAGCCGCGGGAAAGCAACTATCTGGCCGCGGTTGCGCTGCCGGGCAAAAAGGAAACCGCCGCCGAGGTGGGCGTTGCCTGGGTCGAGATGTCGACCGGCCGCTTTTTTGCTGGGGTTTTTCCGACCGGCCGTCTCGGCGATCAGTTGGCCCGCATCGCTCCGTCGGAATGTCTTGTTCCGGAAGAGTCGAATGTCGTTCCGTCACACCTGCACGAGGCGATCCTGCTGACCTATCGCCCAGCTTGGGCGTTTGGGAAGGATGGCGCCCGGGAAGTGCTGAAGCGGCAGTTCGAGACCACAACCTTGGAAGGGTTCGGCTTCGGGGATGAGGATCAATTGGCCGTTTGTGCGGCCGGGGCGGTCCTTGAATACCTCGAAGAAACGCAGCGGACTTCGCTTCACCATATCGAGCGTCTGACGCCGTATCGCGCCAACTCGACCCTCGAAATCGACGAGGCGACCCGCCGTTCGCTGGAACTGACCCGCACGATGCGTGATGGTCGCCGCGACGGATCGCTGCTCGGCGCGATTGATCGCTGCGTGACGGTGATGGGAGGCCGACTCCTCGGCGATTGGCTCTCGAACCCGCTGACCGATCTGGAAGAGATTCAGCGCCGTTTGGACGGGGTTGAAGAGTTGGTGCAAGAGCCGGCGCTGGCCCGTGATCTGCGTGAGAGCTTAAAGGACGTTTACGACCTGGAGCGTTTGCTGGCCCGCGTGATGACCGGTCGCGCTTCGCCCCGCGATTTGGGTTACATCTGCCGGACGCTCGAGCGTTTGCCCCATATCAAAGCGAAGATCACCTCGCGCCGCAGCAGCATGTTGCGGGTGCTGGAGGAACGGCTCGATCTTTGCCCCGAGATCCGTGCGCAACTGAGCGCGGCCCTCGATGAGAGCTTGCCGATCTCGCCGCGTGATGGGGGCGTCATCCGCAACGGTTTTCATTCTGACCTCGATCACCTCCGCGGTTTGGCGGCCGGCGGCAAGCAGTGGATCGCCGAGTACCAGAAGAAAGAGATCGAGCGGAGCGGCATCGCCAACTTGAAGGTCGGCTTCAACAAGGTGTTCGGGTACTACCTGGAAGTGACCAACGTCAACCGCGAGCGGATCCCGGTCGACTACATCCGCAAACAGACGCTGAAGAACGCCGAGCGTTACGTCACGCCGGAGCTGAAAGAGTACGAAGAGAAGGTCCTCTCGGCCGACGAAAAGGCGAAGGACCTGGAGTACGACCTCTTCGTCCAACTGCGCGACGCCGTTCAGGCCGACGCCAAACGAATTCAACAAACCGCCGACGTGCTGGCGAACTTGGACTGTTTGTTGTCGCTCGCCGAACTGGCCCGCGAACGCAACTATTGCCGTCCGCAGGTCGGCGAGTCGTCGGTGCTGCGGATCCTCGACGGTCGTCACCCGGTCCTCGATCTGAAAGAGATCGAAGGGGGCTTCGTTCCGAACGACGCGCAGCTCGACAACGAGTCCGGCTTCATCGGCCTGATCACCGGCCCGAACATGGCCGGTAAGAGCACCTACATTCGCCAGGTGGCCCTCATCTCGCTGATGGCGCAGATGGGAAGTTTCGTTCCGGCTCGTGAAGCGCAGCTGGGGATCGTCGATCGGATCTTCGCCCGGGTTGGCGCCAGCGATGAGTTGTCGCGCGGGCAAAGTACCTTCATGGTCGAAATGACCGAGACGGCTCGCATCTTGAACACGGCGACCGATCGCAGCCTGGTGATCCTCGACGAAATCGGCCGCGGGACGAGCACCTACGACGGCGTTTCGCTCGCCTGGTCGATCGTCGAGTACCTGCACGATAAGATCGGCTGCCGCACGCTGTTTGCGACCCACTATCACGAGCTGACCGACCTAAAGAGTTCGCTCTCCGGCGTCATCAACTTGAACGTGGCGGTCAAAGAGTGGGACGACAAGGTGATCTTCCTGCATAAGATCGTCTCCGGCGCCGCCGACAAGAGCTACGGCATCTATGTCGCTCGTTTGGCCGGCGTTCCGCGCGAAGTGAACGAGCGGGCCAAGCAGATTTTGAATCAGCTAGAATCAGAGCATCTCGACGGCAGCGGCAACGCGAAGATCGCCGTCAAGAAGGATCGGCGCCCGAAAAGCGACCTGCAGCTGAGCCTGTTCGGTCCGCACGAGCATCCGCTGCTAGAGAAGCTGCGTGAGGTCGACGTCGACGACACGACCCCGCTGCAGGCGCTGCAGATGTTGCAGGCCTGGAAAAAAGAATTGAAAGAAGAGGGAGTTCACGGTGGCTAG
- the pyrF gene encoding orotidine-5'-phosphate decarboxylase, whose protein sequence is MASFAERLATAVRQKGTPTLVGIDPRFEQLPPSLQTDSSLAGQAAAFEKFSCELIDAIADLVAVIKPQAAFYEQLGPLGMAALAKTVSYAREKGLLVILDCKRGDIGSTAEAYAKAYLGDVSAWGADCLTVSPYLGDDSLTPFVDQCTATDSGIFVLVKTSNPGSGTLQDLSIDGKTIYRRMAEHVESLAAATKAPGQQYGAVGAVVGATYPEQLSELREVMPSAWLLVPGFGSQGGGPKDVAAAFDADGLGGLINNSRGLNFAFAKEPYKSTYGAARWQDASAAATRDMIAALAAETTAGRLA, encoded by the coding sequence GTGGCTAGTTTTGCAGAACGATTGGCGACGGCGGTCCGGCAAAAAGGGACTCCGACCTTGGTCGGAATCGATCCCCGCTTTGAGCAACTTCCTCCCTCGCTGCAAACTGACAGCTCGCTGGCCGGTCAGGCCGCGGCGTTCGAGAAGTTCTCGTGCGAGTTGATCGACGCGATCGCCGACCTGGTCGCCGTGATCAAGCCGCAAGCGGCGTTCTACGAACAGCTCGGCCCGCTCGGCATGGCGGCGCTGGCGAAGACGGTCAGCTATGCCCGCGAAAAAGGGCTGCTGGTGATCCTCGACTGCAAGCGGGGCGATATCGGCAGCACCGCCGAAGCGTACGCCAAGGCCTACCTCGGCGACGTCAGCGCCTGGGGCGCCGATTGCTTGACGGTCAGTCCTTACCTGGGTGACGACAGCCTGACGCCGTTCGTCGATCAATGCACCGCGACCGACTCCGGCATCTTCGTGCTCGTGAAGACTTCCAATCCGGGAAGCGGCACGCTGCAGGACCTGTCGATCGACGGCAAGACGATCTATCGACGGATGGCCGAGCACGTTGAGTCGCTCGCCGCGGCGACGAAAGCGCCGGGTCAGCAATATGGCGCCGTTGGGGCGGTTGTGGGAGCGACCTATCCGGAGCAGCTTTCGGAACTGCGGGAAGTGATGCCGTCGGCGTGGCTGTTGGTGCCGGGCTTCGGCAGCCAAGGGGGCGGGCCGAAGGATGTCGCCGCGGCGTTTGACGCCGATGGCCTCGGGGGGCTGATCAACAACTCGCGCGGGCTCAACTTCGCCTTCGCGAAAGAGCCGTACAAGTCGACCTACGGCGCCGCACGTTGGCAAGACGCCAGCGCGGCCGCGACGCGCGACATGATCGCAGCGTTGGCCGCCGAAACGACTGCCGGGCGATTGGCCTAA